In Actinoplanes sp. NBC_00393, a single genomic region encodes these proteins:
- a CDS encoding phosphatase PAP2 family protein — MILSRRTLLRASAAGAAGLVAGPQVLSATATAATALPAFVDSYRTNVTANLTAETNAAVRILAGMQQVWATGTAWNNGTVLDEAFLRANVRYCVKTTRNRTAAEAARAFVVDRQHQSYSVIAGLGPLADVYKAGALAVTGITEAPETTPATTVSDAIPAGAPAGSALGAGSPTSALGTVVTLVNTLRGNFSSGNPSKFAYQYPRPWRMNDDSEVVDTGTVDALGFPVYDSDTVVVPQLLRQRSTNPAEDGGYVSGHTNALYLASIALAYAVPERFQEMITAAYDLAETRIIAGMHSPVDVIGGRILGTALAAAILGDAANATLKAEARAQALAFFQAQVGDVAAFAHSSTGTDRYADRARNAAVVKPKQTYGLPRTRNRSAFVVPKGAEVLLETRLPYLDAAQRREVLRTTGLAAGNPLLDGGEQWGRLDLFTAADGYGAFDSTVAVSLDAAAGGFSAADIWRNDIVGKGGLIKLGTGALTLAGDNDYRGGTTVAQGTLVAAAKGALGDGDVTVSGGTLRLAAEKVHIGGAFRQSSGNLAVTVRAHGAPPLTVHEEAVLGSGATLSIEVTPGQKYDKPVPVLKARRVRGRFAAVVVTTPGHRADLVQDGDSVSVRLRAA; from the coding sequence ATGATTCTCAGCCGCCGTACCCTGCTGCGCGCCTCAGCCGCCGGAGCGGCCGGCCTGGTCGCCGGACCGCAGGTCCTGAGCGCCACCGCCACCGCGGCCACAGCGCTGCCCGCCTTCGTGGACAGCTACCGGACGAACGTCACGGCGAACCTGACCGCCGAGACCAACGCCGCGGTCCGCATCCTCGCCGGCATGCAGCAGGTCTGGGCCACCGGCACGGCCTGGAACAACGGCACCGTGCTCGACGAGGCGTTCCTGCGCGCCAACGTGCGCTACTGCGTGAAGACCACCCGCAACCGGACCGCCGCCGAGGCCGCCCGCGCGTTCGTCGTGGACCGCCAGCACCAGAGCTACTCGGTGATCGCCGGCCTCGGCCCGCTCGCCGACGTCTACAAGGCCGGCGCGCTCGCCGTCACCGGGATCACCGAGGCCCCGGAGACCACCCCGGCGACCACGGTCAGCGACGCGATCCCGGCCGGCGCACCGGCCGGTTCGGCGCTGGGCGCCGGCTCGCCCACCTCGGCGCTCGGCACGGTGGTCACGCTGGTCAACACGCTGCGCGGCAACTTCTCGTCCGGCAACCCGTCGAAGTTCGCCTACCAGTACCCGCGGCCGTGGCGGATGAACGACGACAGCGAGGTGGTGGACACCGGCACGGTGGACGCGCTCGGCTTCCCGGTCTACGACTCGGACACCGTGGTCGTGCCGCAGCTGCTCCGCCAGCGCAGCACCAACCCGGCCGAGGACGGCGGCTACGTCAGCGGTCACACCAACGCGCTCTACCTGGCGTCGATCGCGCTGGCGTACGCGGTCCCGGAGCGCTTCCAGGAGATGATCACCGCGGCCTACGACCTGGCCGAGACCCGGATCATCGCGGGCATGCACTCCCCGGTCGACGTGATCGGCGGACGGATCCTGGGCACCGCGCTGGCCGCCGCGATCCTCGGCGACGCGGCCAACGCGACCCTCAAGGCCGAAGCCCGCGCCCAGGCGCTCGCGTTCTTCCAGGCCCAGGTGGGCGACGTGGCAGCCTTCGCGCACTCTTCGACCGGGACTGATCGGTACGCCGACCGCGCGCGGAACGCCGCCGTCGTGAAGCCGAAGCAGACGTACGGGCTGCCGCGCACCCGCAACCGGTCGGCCTTCGTCGTGCCGAAGGGCGCCGAGGTGCTGCTCGAGACCCGCCTGCCGTACCTGGACGCCGCCCAGCGCCGCGAGGTCCTGCGCACCACCGGCCTGGCCGCGGGCAACCCGCTGCTCGACGGCGGCGAGCAGTGGGGCCGGCTCGACCTGTTCACCGCGGCCGACGGTTACGGCGCGTTCGACTCGACCGTCGCGGTCAGCCTGGACGCCGCCGCCGGCGGGTTCTCGGCCGCCGACATCTGGCGCAACGACATCGTGGGCAAGGGTGGCCTGATCAAACTGGGCACCGGCGCGCTGACCCTGGCCGGCGACAACGACTACCGGGGTGGCACGACGGTCGCGCAGGGCACCCTGGTCGCGGCCGCGAAGGGCGCGCTCGGCGACGGCGACGTCACGGTCAGCGGTGGCACGCTCCGCCTGGCGGCGGAGAAGGTGCACATCGGTGGCGCTTTCCGGCAGAGTTCCGGCAACCTCGCGGTGACGGTACGCGCGCACGGCGCGCCCCCGCTGACGGTCCACGAGGAGGCGGTGCTGGGCTCCGGCGCCACCCTGTCGATCGAGGTGACGCCGGGCCAGAAGTACGACAAGCCGGTGCCGGTGCTCAAGGCCCGCCGGGTCCGGGGCCGGTTCGCCGCGGTCGTGGTGACCACGCCGGGTCACCGCGCCGACCTGGTCCAGGACGGGGACAGCGTGTCGGTCCGGCTGCGCGCCGCCTGA
- a CDS encoding phthalyl amidase produces the protein MIARPVLLALSLIAGMLIGAPAASAAEVCTAPTPSTTQPGYLVADPDCDLNGTPFTALAGARVHTGIRDGAAYRIEVPENWNGRLALYAHGYRGTGTTVYVGSPDLRAHWVSNGYAWAASSYATNGYDVGQGVRDSYALIGLFQELTGKRARKVYMTGDSMGGHITAVAIEEYPRAFAGAMPTCGVLGDVELFDYFLDANLTAAALAGVETTFPIDAATWAAQVAQIKPALGLPAPLTDAGKTWSDVVERRSGGERPGFESAFRYWNTAQQAGLPFLFSVHPATSGGTVGIAPGNLTDNRRTFYRSTDKLWPTAAEWQLNRDVLRVKRTAAADPGLAGVPRIDGRPPVPVLSLHGIGDLFVPFSMEQEYAREAKRNGRSHLFVSRAIRDVAHCGFTQAERQRGFDDLVRWVEGGRKPAGDAILDRRAVASASFGCRFTEGVRPAFVAPPCS, from the coding sequence ATGATCGCTCGCCCAGTCCTGCTCGCCCTTTCCCTGATCGCCGGGATGCTGATCGGTGCCCCGGCGGCGTCCGCCGCCGAGGTCTGCACCGCACCCACCCCGAGCACCACCCAACCCGGCTATCTGGTCGCCGACCCGGACTGCGATCTGAACGGCACCCCGTTCACCGCCCTGGCCGGCGCCCGGGTGCACACCGGAATCCGGGACGGTGCGGCCTACCGCATCGAGGTTCCGGAGAACTGGAACGGGCGGCTCGCGCTGTACGCGCACGGCTACCGCGGCACCGGCACCACGGTCTACGTCGGCAGCCCGGACCTGCGCGCGCACTGGGTGAGCAACGGTTATGCCTGGGCCGCGTCCAGTTACGCGACGAACGGTTACGACGTCGGGCAGGGCGTGCGTGACTCGTACGCATTGATCGGTCTCTTCCAGGAGTTGACCGGCAAGAGGGCGCGCAAGGTCTACATGACCGGCGACTCGATGGGCGGGCACATCACCGCGGTGGCGATCGAGGAGTACCCGCGGGCCTTCGCCGGCGCCATGCCGACGTGCGGTGTGCTCGGCGACGTCGAGCTGTTCGACTACTTCCTGGACGCCAACCTGACTGCGGCCGCGCTGGCCGGTGTCGAGACCACGTTCCCGATCGACGCGGCGACCTGGGCCGCGCAGGTGGCACAGATCAAACCGGCGCTCGGCCTGCCCGCTCCGCTCACCGACGCCGGGAAGACCTGGTCCGATGTGGTGGAGCGGCGCAGCGGCGGCGAGCGGCCCGGCTTCGAGTCGGCGTTCCGCTACTGGAACACCGCGCAGCAGGCCGGGTTGCCGTTCCTGTTCAGCGTGCACCCGGCCACCTCCGGCGGGACCGTCGGCATCGCGCCGGGCAATCTGACCGACAACCGGCGTACGTTCTACCGCTCCACCGACAAGCTGTGGCCGACCGCCGCCGAGTGGCAGCTCAACCGGGACGTGCTGCGGGTGAAGCGCACCGCGGCCGCGGACCCCGGACTGGCCGGGGTGCCGCGGATCGACGGCCGGCCGCCGGTGCCGGTGCTGTCGCTGCACGGCATCGGCGACCTGTTCGTGCCGTTCTCGATGGAGCAGGAGTACGCCCGGGAGGCCAAGCGCAACGGCCGCTCGCACCTGTTCGTCTCCCGGGCGATCCGCGATGTCGCGCACTGCGGGTTCACCCAGGCCGAGCGGCAGCGCGGCTTCGACGACCTGGTCCGCTGGGTGGAGGGCGGCCGCAAGCCGGCCGGGGACGCGATCCTCGACCGGCGCGCGGTGGCGAGCGCGAGTTTCGGCTGCCGTTTCACCGAGGGGGTACGCCCGGCGTTCGTCGCCCCGCCGTGCAGTTGA
- a CDS encoding NUDIX domain-containing protein: MTKPMLILIAGPYQSGTGGDPELIAANLARLEEAAWPIFRAGHVPMIGEWVALPVLRGAGDEAGEGQVLYPTAARLLAHCDAVLRLPGESKGADQDVAIAHQRGIPVYTDISEIPGYEVKLETGGAKPDGDGVVLGNSGTELVGDGAAAGGGGLKVGSGGAAPGGEVAAAGGGLMVGSGGAAPGGEVAAGHGELMVGSGVAANGVGAGGGAGRPGIDVPDARGRTGLDQVGRDLAGNPDVVVRDVELLAAAWHVLRRTTFDYRRRDGRWSREQRETYDRGDGATVLLYDPQRETVLLTRQFRFPVYVNGHPDGMFVETAAGLLDGDDPAAAIRREAAEELGVEVGELEPVFNVWTSPGSVTERVHCFAAAYSAADRVGDGGGLADDGEDIEAVELPFAEALKRIDTGEIADAKTIMLLQWAALRGPFRGLTSI, from the coding sequence GTGACGAAGCCAATGCTGATCCTGATCGCCGGTCCCTATCAGTCCGGCACCGGCGGCGACCCCGAGTTGATCGCCGCGAACCTCGCCCGGCTGGAGGAGGCGGCCTGGCCGATCTTCCGGGCCGGGCACGTCCCGATGATCGGCGAGTGGGTGGCGCTGCCGGTCCTGCGCGGCGCCGGAGACGAGGCGGGCGAAGGGCAGGTCCTCTATCCGACGGCCGCCCGGTTGCTTGCGCACTGCGACGCGGTCCTGCGCCTGCCCGGCGAATCGAAGGGCGCGGACCAGGACGTGGCCATCGCTCACCAGCGCGGCATCCCGGTCTACACCGATATTTCGGAAATTCCGGGGTACGAGGTGAAGCTCGAAACCGGCGGCGCGAAGCCCGACGGCGACGGGGTGGTGCTCGGGAACAGCGGGACGGAACTGGTGGGCGACGGCGCCGCGGCTGGAGGTGGCGGGCTGAAGGTCGGGAGTGGCGGTGCAGCACCCGGCGGCGAGGTCGCGGCTGCAGGTGGCGGGCTGATGGTCGGGAGTGGCGGTGCAGCACCCGGCGGCGAGGTCGCGGCCGGGCATGGCGAGCTGATGGTCGGAAGCGGCGTGGCGGCAAACGGCGTGGGGGCCGGCGGCGGGGCCGGGCGGCCCGGCATCGACGTGCCGGATGCGCGCGGGCGTACCGGGCTGGATCAGGTTGGGCGGGATCTCGCCGGCAACCCGGACGTCGTGGTCCGGGATGTCGAGCTGCTGGCCGCCGCCTGGCATGTGCTGCGCCGGACCACCTTCGACTACCGGCGCCGGGATGGCAGGTGGAGCCGGGAGCAGCGGGAGACCTACGACCGGGGTGACGGGGCGACTGTTCTGCTCTATGACCCGCAGCGGGAGACTGTGCTGCTGACCAGGCAGTTCCGCTTTCCGGTCTATGTGAACGGCCACCCGGACGGGATGTTCGTGGAGACCGCGGCCGGCCTGCTCGACGGTGACGACCCCGCGGCCGCGATCCGGCGGGAGGCGGCCGAGGAACTGGGTGTCGAGGTGGGCGAGCTGGAGCCGGTGTTCAACGTGTGGACCAGCCCGGGCTCGGTGACCGAGCGGGTGCACTGCTTCGCGGCGGCGTACAGCGCGGCCGACCGGGTCGGTGACGGCGGCGGGCTGGCCGACGACGGTGAGGACATCGAGGCGGTGGAGTTGCCGTTCGCCGAGGCGCTGAAGCGGATCGACACCGGAGAGATCGCCGATGCCAAGACGATCATGCTGCTGCAGTGGGCGGCGCTGCGCGGTCCGTTCCGGGGCTTGACATCGATCTGA
- a CDS encoding DeoR/GlpR family DNA-binding transcription regulator, with protein sequence MLAAERRDLLLARLQTDGKLVAKEIAAELGVAEDSIRRDLRELAAAGLCQRVYGGALPVSPAVADYATRTTVATSSKERVAAAAAGLIRPGSTVLLDGGTTALAVTAALPHDLVATVVTHSPTVASALVAHPTVDVYVLGGRLFKHSAVTCGAAAAEAAQQVTADLFLLGVTGVHHEAGLTTGDADEAAMKRTLATRAADTYVLASSEKIGAASPFTVLTPDAVSGVITDAPSDHPVLRSLQTAGVAILPA encoded by the coding sequence ATGCTGGCGGCCGAACGACGCGACCTCCTCCTGGCCCGGCTTCAGACCGACGGCAAGCTGGTGGCCAAGGAAATCGCCGCCGAACTCGGCGTCGCCGAGGACAGCATCCGTCGCGACCTGCGCGAACTCGCCGCTGCCGGGCTGTGCCAGCGGGTCTACGGCGGTGCGCTGCCGGTCTCTCCCGCAGTCGCCGACTACGCGACCCGCACCACCGTCGCCACCTCCAGCAAGGAACGGGTCGCCGCCGCGGCCGCCGGCCTGATCCGTCCCGGCAGCACCGTCCTGCTCGACGGCGGCACCACCGCCCTCGCCGTCACCGCCGCACTCCCCCACGATCTGGTCGCCACCGTGGTCACCCACAGCCCCACCGTGGCCTCGGCCCTGGTCGCCCATCCCACCGTCGACGTCTACGTCCTGGGCGGCCGCCTCTTCAAACATTCCGCGGTGACCTGCGGCGCCGCCGCTGCCGAGGCCGCCCAGCAGGTGACCGCCGACCTGTTCCTGCTGGGCGTGACCGGCGTCCACCACGAGGCCGGCCTGACCACCGGCGACGCCGACGAGGCCGCCATGAAGCGCACCCTCGCGACGCGGGCCGCCGACACGTACGTGCTGGCCAGCAGCGAAAAGATCGGCGCCGCGTCCCCGTTCACAGTCCTCACCCCGGACGCAGTCAGTGGCGTGATCACCGACGCCCCTTCAGACCACCCGGTCCTGCGCTCCCTGCAAACCGCCGGCGTCGCCATCCTCCCCGCCTGA
- a CDS encoding LysR family transcriptional regulator — protein MLEIRRLVLLRELAIRGTIAAVAEALNFTPSAVSQQLSLLEKETGTQLLRKAGRRVQLTPQAEVLVASVGEVLDTLERAEARLQAAATRVTGRVRIAVFQSAALAFMPATLRAMARQHPDVRVEMVQREPEEALRETWARDFDMVIAEQYPAHAAPHHPGLDRRDLTTDAIRLALPSPAASLHPVDSLPSTRHMPWVMEPRGAASRHFAEQLCRRAGFEPDVRYETADLQAHMRLVESGNAVALIPDLVWAGRSTSCRLLELAEHPRRTIFTAQRLAGSGSPAARAFRAILQQTVDESSPAVQPPS, from the coding sequence ATGCTGGAGATCCGCCGTCTCGTGCTGCTCCGCGAGCTCGCCATCCGCGGCACCATCGCCGCCGTCGCCGAGGCTCTGAACTTCACTCCATCCGCCGTGAGCCAGCAGCTCAGCCTCCTGGAGAAGGAGACCGGAACCCAGCTGCTGCGCAAGGCCGGGCGGCGGGTCCAGCTCACCCCGCAGGCCGAGGTGCTGGTCGCCTCGGTCGGCGAGGTCCTCGACACCCTCGAACGAGCCGAGGCCCGGTTGCAGGCCGCGGCCACCCGCGTCACCGGCCGGGTCCGGATCGCGGTCTTCCAGTCCGCGGCCCTGGCTTTCATGCCGGCCACGCTGCGGGCCATGGCCCGGCAACACCCGGACGTACGCGTGGAGATGGTGCAGCGCGAACCCGAAGAGGCGCTGCGAGAGACGTGGGCGCGGGACTTCGACATGGTTATCGCAGAGCAATACCCGGCACACGCCGCGCCACACCACCCCGGCCTCGACCGCCGCGACCTGACCACCGACGCGATCCGCCTGGCCCTGCCCTCGCCGGCGGCTTCCCTGCACCCCGTGGACTCACTGCCGTCGACCCGGCACATGCCCTGGGTGATGGAGCCACGCGGCGCCGCCTCCCGGCACTTCGCCGAACAGCTCTGCCGCCGCGCCGGCTTCGAACCGGACGTCCGCTACGAGACCGCCGACCTGCAGGCCCACATGCGCCTGGTGGAGTCGGGCAACGCCGTCGCCCTGATCCCGGACCTGGTATGGGCGGGCCGCTCCACGTCCTGCCGCCTGCTGGAACTCGCCGAACACCCCCGCCGCACCATCTTCACAGCCCAGCGCCTGGCAGGCTCGGGCTCACCGGCGGCTCGTGCCTTCCGCGCCATCCTGCAGCAGACCGTCGACGAGTCGTCACCCGCCGTCCAGCCGCCCAGCTAG